Proteins encoded in a region of the Balaenoptera musculus isolate JJ_BM4_2016_0621 chromosome 5, mBalMus1.pri.v3, whole genome shotgun sequence genome:
- the SMIM43 gene encoding small integral membrane protein 43 — MKQINLEGRGLETPLDVAGGDLKIISKTPALTPSGRLSLEKSARVPKSSGEDLSVDRLSCLPGGWEPGLPQLLGAFPPSWRRPRVDPGAVAQGEAPERRRGETGGGTRPAAPCRPEATGAERARPLSAGAFSMEWELNFLLYLALFFFLLFLLFLLLFVVIKQLKNSVASTAGALQPGRLSLHREPWGFSHDQGV, encoded by the coding sequence atgaaacaaattaaTTTGGAAGGGAGGGGGCTAGAGACCCCACTGGATGTTGCGGGTGGAGACCTTAAGATCATTAGCAAAACACCAGCCCTAACACCCTCCGGGAGGCTGAGCCTGGAAAAATCAGCTCGCGTTCCCAAGAGCTCAGGAGAGGATCTCAGCGTAGACAGGCTGTCGTGCCTACCGGGAGGGTGGGAGCCGGGATTACCCCAGCTCCTTGGCGCGTTTCCTCCGAGCTGGAGGAGGCCGAGGGTGGACCCCGGAGCCGTTGCCCAAGGCGAGGCGCCCGAGCGCCGGCGCGGGGAGACCGGAGGTGGGACGCGGCCGGCTGCGCCTTGCAGGCCAGAGGCAACGGGTGCGGAGCGCGCACGGCCCCTGAGCGCCGGCGCCTTCAGCATGGAGTGGGAGCTCAACTTTCTGCTCTACCTGGCGCTCttcttctttctgctcttcttACTTTTCCTGCTGCTCTTCGTAGTCATCAAGCAGCTGAAGAACTCCGTGGCCAGCACTGCCGGGGCGCTCCAGCCCGGGCGCCTCTCGCTGCACCGGGAGCCTTGGGGCTTCTCCCACGACCAAGGGGTGTGA